The region ATTATGGTCCCTTACAGCAAggaccacccccccccacccccgccttctaGACAGGCCAATCATCCTGGCAGTGACAAAAACGGCTCAGCATTCTTCCAGTGGCGGTGTGTGCTCCGAGCTTACACCAGGAGGGACGGCCTCTGTTTGCTCTCAAGAGCCTTGCACACGCCCAACTGCCTTCTAGTTTAACGCAGCCTTCTCAACAGGTGACGTTCCTTCCAAAGGGCACATAGTGGTTCTTGGGAGACTGAAAGTTCTCACCCTTCTCACGTGCGAACTACAGATACGCGGAGCACACAACAGACACACAGTGTGTCTAAGGCATTAAATTTCATGGGCAACAACTACCAGAAAGAACATCTAAAACTGCGAGTGGGTGGTACTAGTGAAGGAAAAAGGCTGAGAAATGCTGGTCTCATTATGCCAGCGCACCAGGCCGAGACTCTCAGGATTTATACCCGCTACCAAATGAACATACGCGGTTCGGAAAGATTCATTTTATGCACATAGTGGGATTTTTAAGACATGAAATGCACGTTTACAATCAAAACTCAGCTGCTGTCGGTGGGCAGAGAAACAACCATCTCTCCTTTCAACGGGCTGTTACAGCCACGTCACCAGGCTGGAAGTGGCCACTGTACGCACGCGGCAGCTGGACAATCGCTCTGTGCCAGCGAGTTCAGCCTCGTCATCTCACAGCACACACGAACCAATTACCAGAGTTCAGCGGCACATCGAGAAATACGTTTTTTGCCGATGTGACAGAAAGGTGTAATTTTGGTTCATTTGCACtgaacagctattgttgtgttggccgcTGTCACTTTCTATTCGACAACCTAAGGAAAGAGAGGCCAGCGCCCCTGGTAAGCAGGTGGGTAGTGCATGTTGTGACCCCCGCTGCGCACCAGTGCGCCAGCTGCGGCACgggggttgaaaatcgctgctctgaACCGGCACCGGACCAACTTCTATTACAGTCTCTGAAATAGTTTTGTTAATATTTCACTGATTATAAGATTCCTGCTAGGTCCTTAAGAAACAGTGACAAGCAGAGTAACTCCTCCACACAATTAGACCACAATGAAACAATAAGCTTAGAAGTTGACTTTCAAAAATAACAAGTCAGTTTCATGAACAGTACACCTTAACTACCCTTGAGATGGTGGCAAACACCCTGTGAGGAGTAATCTCAGgggcgtgcacacacacgcacacacagcacaACCGGTGGCTGTGAGCAGTTTAACATCAGGGATAGCGATATTTGAATTTATCGCCTTCAGTGAGTATTTTCAGTAAGGCTTTAGGCAGAGTGAGGGTGGGTGCCAACcatcaaagaaagaaggagcattTCGGTGGTTCTGGCCGTCTTAGCAGACGGCATGTTCCTCGTGCCACGAGCTCTTCAGTCTGGATGGCATGGAGCTGCGCCACACTAGGAACGGCTCTCTTCTGCAGGTGCTCTGCCCTCAGACCCGTGGAGGACCGTGCGCCCGGGGAACCTTTAAGAGGAGAGTGGAGCACACAGTGCTGCCCCACGCTGGGAGCCCTAATGTTGTCAGGGAGCTTGAATTCTGTGGAATACGTTTTATGTAACACCATACGGttgttataacaaaataaagatgaTTCCCAGTTTTTGTAAAAACAACATGAGTAGCCTGTTTATTTATATGCCCTTCTTAACTAAATCAGGACATCCTCAAGTTCTTTAAAAtggacccccctccccccccaaaaaaaacctttCGCCAACAGCAAGGGACACGCACACAGGTGCCACACTTCCGCGTCTGTGACTGCCCAGTCACCCACGATTTTCCCAGGGACAGCTTTGGAGCTCATCCTCAGCCTGGAAATCTCATCTTGCAAACTCTGCGTATCACATACAGCCACGGAGGGAAAGAACTGAACTAGTATTTTGTGTGATACAAACATGTGCCTATTAATTCCCCAGCTCCTTGTGCCAATCAACTACCTAAAACACTTCAAAGCAAAAACTGAGCTTTAGAAATTCAATTTAGGTCACAAAGACAGCAGACTTTTCACAGTTTCAGAGTTTCTGTCAGTCAACACCTACCCGTGCTGTTCGGTCATCATACCCTTCATCAGACATTAAAAAGTTACAGAGTCCCCTGGTGGGGATGCTGGTGTTCTCTGTGATCCAGGTGTGCAGGTACACTTCTCCCAGGACTCGCTTCATGTGCTCCCTGGTCAGGTGCATTTCCACAGCTTCGATTTTCCCTTGGATTTCAAGGAGTTTCTCCTCCATTGGCTCACGGCCTCCGACATCTCCAGACTGGGTAAGGGAGTCATCTGCAGGGTCCTCTGGGTCCCCTTCTTTGAGCCTCTCCTGAAGGCTTTGCTTTGTCACCTGTTTGGAGGAAGTGCCTTCCTCCTGCTGTTCGTCCTCGGCATTGCCTGTTGCGGGGGAGTCGCCCAGTAAGATTTTTGAGTCTTCGTGGCTGGGTTTCCACAAGGCTTCTGAAGGGGTTTTCTGCATTGACTGATATAAAATCCTCAGGAGGAAAAGTTTGAAACGCCAAAAATAGGTGGCCCCACTGCTTTCGATCTTTCTCTCCAAAGCTTCTTGTAAAAACTGAGGGATATGTTTATCTTTAAGAATCTTCCAGCGTACTATGTCTATTAAATCTACCTGCTTAAAGAGATTCTGAACTGAAGACTCCAGGAGCTGAGCAGCCGCCTCCTCAAAGGTTTTGAGAGTGACAAACTGGACCTGGTAGTTTTTGGTCACAGGATGGAGGCCGTTGACCATGCCCTCAGTGGTTATGATGGCCAGATACGCGCCGCAGGGGCTGACCGCTATCCCGTGTGTCCTCACGGAGCCGAGCACATCGGAGAGTCTGATCAACTGGTGCTCGAACTTCAGTGCCACATCTGTGAAAATGGGAATCAGCTGCCTCACTTTGCCGTCGCTGGAACAAGTGTACACCGTTCCATTCTGCTTGTCCGCAGTCATGGAGACGATTGGCAGCGAGTGAAGGCCTGTGACGTGGGAGTTGTGAACGTTCAGACCTGCTTTGGAGATCAGTAGGAGACACCAGAACACATAGGGtcctctggcagccaccaccAAGCTGCAGCTACATTTCTGGTAAGGGTGATAGAGCGGAACACACTTGATGCTGTGCACTGGCAACTGGTCCATTTCCTTCCACAAGACGACAGGCTGCCTTAAAGTGAAATAGCCTTTCACTGCTTTCAGATTGACAGGGAGAATTTTTACAGGTCCAAAGGCACTCCCCACAATAAGGCCACTCATTTTCCGATTGCTGTGCTCGTATTCCCACCAAAACAGGACACTGGGAGAGCTGATGCCTGACTCGATCGTGCTGCAGGAAGAGATGGACTCCTTCCCCACGAAAGGGAGCTGAAACTGCCACACAGCGATGTTGCCGTTTTCAAAGAGGACTGCCAGGAGCACGCTGCCCACATCCCGGCACTCGTTGTTGTGCTTGACCTGCTGGGTGGTGCAGATGCCCGACCACTCCATTCTGACTGGCGTCTGCATGCTGTGTCTCCGCTGAAACTCCGCAAAATCTGCCAGGCTCCCTGCTGGGGCCTCGTTCTTAGAGAGCCTGTAACTGGCCTCATAGAGACGCTCCCCATAAATCTCAGTCAGGTCGACCAGCTGGACCCATTGGAGTCTGTTGAGGTTAGCCTGGATGGTCAGGCGGTTGTCCATGGTCAGTGCTGCCAAAAGGCACCTGCCATTAGCATCACAGCCCACGGGGGACCAGCTAGTGTACTTGAACCCTCTCAGTGGTGGCAAAGCCTTCGCCTCAGGGTTGAACACCCGGTCCAACATGAAAGTCTGGCTGATGGTGGGGTCCGTGGAGGTGGCAAACCTCTGCTTACACTCAGCAACTTCTGCTTTTGAGCCAACCTGAAAGAGATATAAAAACTATCAGATAAGTATCTTACTCTAAGAATATATTACTTAGGGTGTATTAACTGAGTCACATTAACATATACAGTAATTTTGTATCAGTTCTGCTAATTTTGGTATGATATGCATTTAAAAGATCAAGTACACGTCTAAAACTATTCAGAAAATGGTgggttttatttaatatattttttggttatgctattacagttgtcccattttccccccttcactcccctccacaccccctcctgcccacattccccccctttagttcatgtccatgggtattacatgtaagtcctttggcttctacatttcctatactattcttaccctccccctgtctattttttaacctaccatttatgctacttattctctgtaccttttccccctctctccgcctccccactcccctactgataaccctccatgtgaccttcatttctgtgattctgttcctgttctagttgtttgcttagtttgcttttgtttttgttttaggtgtggttgttattaactgtgagtttgctgtcatttttactgttcatattttttatcttttttttcttagataaatcccttcagcATTTcacataagggcttggtgatgacgaattCCTTTAACCTGGCAttatctgagaagcgctttatctgcctttccattctatatgaaagctttgctggatagagcaatcttggatgtaggtccttgcctttcatgacttggaatacttcttgccagccccttcttgagaaaatgccaatttttaaaaaagggtaaaaataaatgtcactgtTATTTATAACCTGTTTCCCACCTTCTTCTTAAAATTGATATAAGCAATAAGGATGAGAGAGATGtacttaattctttttaaaaaatatatattttattgattgttattacggttgccccatttttttctccccattattcccctctaccccgcacgccccccaccagcattgtccccctccttagttcatgtccatgtattgtacatataagttctttggcttctacatttccataTAGTggtcttaacctccccatctattttgtacctaccatttgtgcttcttattccctttctcccattcttccccctctccctccccactgataactctccatgtgatctctatttctgtgaatctgttcctgttctagttgtttgcttagttcatttcttttaggttcagttattgatagttgtgagttgtcattttattgttcatatttatcttcttctttttcttagataagtccctttaacatttcatataagggcttggtaacgatgaactccttgaacttgaccttatctgggaagcactttatctgccctttcattctaaatgatagctttgctggatagagtcatcttggatgtaggtccttgcctttcatgacttggaatacttctttccagccccttcttgtctcttttgggaaatcagttgatagtcttatgggaactcctttataggtaaccgtctccttttctctggctgcttttaaaattctctcctctttaatcttgggtaacgtaattatgatgtgccttggtgtgtgcttgcttgggtccaacttctttgggactctctgagcttcctagaagtctatttcctttgccagattgggcaGGTTcaccttcattatgttttcaaataagttttccatttcttgctcttcctcttttccttctggcacccctatgattcagatgttggaaagtttaaagttgccctggaggttcctaagcctctcctcatttttttggattcttgtttcttcattctgttctggttgaatgtttatttgtccttctgcttgaaatcgttgatttgagtcctggtttccttcccatcactgttggttcccggtacattttcctttatttcactttttatagccttcactttttcttctattttgcgaccatactcaaccatttctgtgagcatcctgattaccagtgtttggaactctgcatttgatagactgtctatctcttcattgcttagttgtattttctctggagctttgatctgttttttcacttgggccatattttttggtcACAGTGTACCTGCTATGCAgtgaggggcggagccttaggtactcaccagggtggggcaacccacatccctgtgttgtggcactgtgtgtggtCAACAGAGCACTTAGCTAAACTACTCACAAAGCAATAAAGGtgttaaaattaatgaaaatactCATATCTATCTTTGATACAGGTAGATATTTGGATTTTTACAGTATCTTTGCAATACAAATGGAAACTTGAAATTTTCTAGCtgaaatttcatttgtaaatgatGCTGAAAGCCAACTCCCAGTGCTTTCCACCGTTTATACAGAATAACATACCCTCCAATTACTGGCTGTTCCCTGAgcactcccaccccagccttccctggctcccgtgcctggaatgctctttcttCCTAGTGAAACCCCACCCATCCCACCAGTCCTTCCCAGGTAATTCTATCTTGCAatcacctctccctcctctgagTTAGTACATTAGCAGCACCTAGCTGTATGATGGCATCTCCTTACAAAGATTTTAAAGGGACATTAAAGATGGAGGAAGAGCCAAATGACCAAAAGAAAGTGTCCACAGCTGTTAGAAACAGCAGGAAGAC is a window of Desmodus rotundus isolate HL8 chromosome 1, HLdesRot8A.1, whole genome shotgun sequence DNA encoding:
- the GTF3C4 gene encoding general transcription factor 3C polypeptide 4 isoform X2 encodes the protein MLDRVFNPEAKALPPLRGFKYTSWSPVGCDANGRCLLAALTMDNRLTIQANLNRLQWVQLVDLTEIYGERLYEASYRLSKNEAPAGSLADFAEFQRRHSMQTPVRMEWSGICTTQQVKHNNECRDVGSVLLAVLFENGNIAVWQFQLPFVGKESISSCSTIESGISSPSVLFWWEYEHSNRKMSGLIVGSAFGPVKILPVNLKAVKGYFTLRQPVVLWKEMDQLPVHSIKCVPLYHPYQKCSCSLVVAARGPYVFWCLLLISKAGLNVHNSHVTGLHSLPIVSMTADKQNGTVYTCSSDGKVRQLIPIFTDVALKFEHQLIRLSDVLGSVRTHGIAVSPCGAYLAIITTEGMVNGLHPVTKNYQVQFVTLKTFEEAAAQLLESSVQNLFKQVDLIDIVRWKILKDKHIPQFLQEALERKIESSGATYFWRFKLFLLRILYQSMQKTPSEALWKPSHEDSKILLGDSPATGNAEDEQQEEGTSSKQVTKQSLQERLKEGDPEDPADDSLTQSGDVGGREPMEEKLLEIQGKIEAVEMHLTREHMKRVLGEVYLHTWITENTSIPTRGLCNFLMSDEGYDDRTARVLIGHISKKMNKQTFPEHCSLCKEVLPFTDRKQAVCSNGHIWLRCFLTYQSCQSLLYRRCLLHDSIARHPAPEDPDWIKRLLQSPCPFCDSPVF
- the GTF3C4 gene encoding general transcription factor 3C polypeptide 4 isoform X1, which produces MNTADKARLGPAADGPAPPEEQEGEAGMKEQTADATPGPSDAFRLLVTRREPAVRLQYPVSGLEPLTWSEDHRVSVSTARSIAVLELICDVHNPGQDLVIHRTSVPAPLNSCLLKVGSKAEVAECKQRFATSTDPTISQTFMLDRVFNPEAKALPPLRGFKYTSWSPVGCDANGRCLLAALTMDNRLTIQANLNRLQWVQLVDLTEIYGERLYEASYRLSKNEAPAGSLADFAEFQRRHSMQTPVRMEWSGICTTQQVKHNNECRDVGSVLLAVLFENGNIAVWQFQLPFVGKESISSCSTIESGISSPSVLFWWEYEHSNRKMSGLIVGSAFGPVKILPVNLKAVKGYFTLRQPVVLWKEMDQLPVHSIKCVPLYHPYQKCSCSLVVAARGPYVFWCLLLISKAGLNVHNSHVTGLHSLPIVSMTADKQNGTVYTCSSDGKVRQLIPIFTDVALKFEHQLIRLSDVLGSVRTHGIAVSPCGAYLAIITTEGMVNGLHPVTKNYQVQFVTLKTFEEAAAQLLESSVQNLFKQVDLIDIVRWKILKDKHIPQFLQEALERKIESSGATYFWRFKLFLLRILYQSMQKTPSEALWKPSHEDSKILLGDSPATGNAEDEQQEEGTSSKQVTKQSLQERLKEGDPEDPADDSLTQSGDVGGREPMEEKLLEIQGKIEAVEMHLTREHMKRVLGEVYLHTWITENTSIPTRGLCNFLMSDEGYDDRTARVLIGHISKKMNKQTFPEHCSLCKEVLPFTDRKQAVCSNGHIWLRCFLTYQSCQSLLYRRCLLHDSIARHPAPEDPDWIKRLLQSPCPFCDSPVF